The Falco peregrinus isolate bFalPer1 chromosome 1, bFalPer1.pri, whole genome shotgun sequence genome has a window encoding:
- the POLG gene encoding DNA polymerase subunit gamma-1 isoform X1, which yields MGRQRGRKLPRAPLFGAAPRPRPGLRAPAAAPCWQRIPGRAAMRRLLWRRPVATKPQRCTSSSSASRPQPESPSQEPAKGQRRVNPLNIQMLSRTLHEQIFRGAQVHHSEAEIQRSVEHLQRHDLWGKETSMLPDVDLQLPHMYGDNIDEHFRLLAQKQSLPYLEAAHELLQCTLPPMPAQWAWQLGWTRYSPDGRAEAVDFPKERAMVLDVEVCVADGHCPTLAVAVSPHAWYSWCSKRLLEQRYSWSSHLTLADLIPLESPAGAGCAGKQDWLERVVVGHNVAFDRAFIKEQYLIQGSRLRFLDTMSMHMAISGLTGFQRSLWMAAKHGKRKGLQEVKQHMKKTCSKMEGPAITSWDWVHVSSINNLADVHALYVGGEPLEKEARQLFVKGTMADVRSHFQDLMSYCAHDVQATHEVFQEQLPLFMERCPHPVTFAGMLEMGVSYLPVNGNWKRYLDDAQGIYEELQKEMKKSLMNLANDACQLLHEDRYKDDPWLWDLEWDTQEFKQKKNPKKTKKKDQDGNSKAPLAATGTDGSTQEWQEDPGPPSEDEELKAPASQVCLEHLKETVALQPKRLQHLPGHPGWYRKLCPRLEEAGWVPGPSLISLQMRVTPKLMRLAWDGFPLHYSEKHGWGYLVPGRQDNLLAASSETEGSPCPHRVIEYLYRQHCLEKGKEQPPAPEAAVEDELLVMDSSTMWQKVEELGQLEGDVEDKIGRAEPSLAQGVPGITSHGWSQEGMEELPKLPEVRSQPSYHHGNGPYNDVNIPGCWFFKLPHKDGNDNNVGSPFAKDFLPQMEDGTLRAAVGRTHGTRALEINKMISFWRNAHKRISSQMVVWLKKGELPRVVTRHPDYNEEDDYGAILPQVVTAGTITRRAVEPTWLTASNARADRVGSELKAMVQVPPGYSLVGADVDSQELWIAAVLGEAHFAGMHGCTAFGWMTLQGKKSNATDLHSKTATTVGISREHAKIFNYGRIYGAGQPFAERLLMQFNHRLTQEQAREKAQRMYAVTKGVRRFHLSEEGEWLVRELGLTVDRAEDGSVSAQDVQQLQREAMKCSRRKKKWNVVEHRVWSGGTESEMFNKLESIALSPSPQTPVLGCHISRALEPAVAKGEFLTSRVNWVVQSSAVDYLHLMLVAMKWLFEEFDINGRFCISIHDEVRYLVQQQDRYRAALALQITNLLTRCMFAYKLGLQDLPQSVAFFSAVDVDQCLRKEVTMNCVTPSNPTGMEKKYGIPQGEALDIYQLIEITKGSLEKK from the exons ATGGGACGTCAGCGCGGCCGGAAGCTCCCCCGGGCGCCCCTGTTCGGAGCCGCCCCCCGGCCCAGGCCCGGGCTGCGCGCGCCGgcagcag CTCCGTGCTGGCAGCGCATCCCGGGGCGGGCAGCGATGAGGCGCTTGCTCTGGAGGAGGCCAGTGGCCACCAAGCCCCAGCGATGCACCTCCAGCTCCTCCGCCAGCCGCCCGCAGCCGGAGAGCCCGAGCCAGGAGCCCGCCAAGGGCCAGCGGCGCGTGAACCCCCTCAACATCCAGATGCTGTCCAGGACCCTCCACGAGCAGATCTTCCGGGGGGCCCAGGTCCACCACTCGGAGGCGGAGATCCAGAGGAGCGTGGAGCACCTGCAGCGCCATGACCTGTGGGGCAAGGAGACCTCCATGCTGCCCGACGTGGACCTGCAGCTGCCCCACATGTACGGGGATAACATCGATGAGCACTTTCGCCTTCTGGCGCAGAAGCAGAGCTTGCCCTACCTGGAGGCGGCTCatgagctgctgcagtgcacGCTGCCCCCCATGCCCGCCCAGTGGgcctggcagctgggctggacCCGCTACAGCCCCGACGGCCGGGCAGAAGCTGTTGACTTCCCCAAGGAGCGAGCGATGGTGCTGGATGTGGAGGTGTGCGTGGCTGATGGCCACTGCCCGACGCTGGCCGTGGCGGTCTCACCGCATGCCTG GTACTCATGGTGCAGCAAGCGGCTGCTGGAGCAGCGGTATTCCTGGTCCAGCCACCTCACCCTGGCCGACCTCATTCCTCTGGAGAGCCCGgcaggtgctggctgtgctggcaaGCAGGACTGGCTGGAGAGAGTGGTGGTGGGACACAACGTGGCCTTCGATCGGGCATTCATCAAGGAGCAGTACCTCATCCAG ggctcccGGTTACGTTTCCTGGACACCATGAGCATGCACATGGCCATCTCGGGGCTGACGGGCTTCCAGCGCAGCCTCTGGATGGCTGCCAAGCATGGCAAGaggaaggggctgcaggaggtCAAGCaacacatgaagaaaacatgcagCAAGATGGAGGGGCCAGCT ATTACTTCCTGGGACTGGGTGCACGTCAGCAGCATCAACAACCTGGCAGACGTGCACGCGCTGTATGTCGGGGGGGAGCCGCTGGAGAAGGAGGCGCGGCAGCTCTTTGTGAAGGGGACCATGGCCGACGTCAGGAGTCACTTCCAG gaCCTGATGTCGTACTGTGCCCACGATGTCCAGGCCACCCACGAGGTGTTTCAGGAGCAGCTGCCACTCTTCATGGAGAG GTGTCCCCACCCTGTGACGTTTGCAGGGATGCTGGAGATGGGGGTGTCCTACCTGCCAGTTAATGGGAACTGGAAGAGGTACCTGGATGATGCTCAGGGAATCTatgaggagctgcagaaggaaatgaagaagtCCCTGATGAACCTGGCCAATGATGCCTGCCAGCTGCTACATGAGGACAG GTACAAGGATGACCCTTGGCTCTGGGATCTTGAGTGGGACACGCAGGAGTTTAAGCAGAAGAAGAATCCGAAGAAGACGAAGAAGAAGGATCAGGATGGGAACAGCAAAGCCCCCCTGGCAGCGACAGGCACAGATGGGTCCACGCAGGAGTGGCAGGAAG ATCCTGGTCCCCCCAGCGAGGATGAGGAGCTGAAAGCCCCAGCAAGCCAGGTCTGCTTGGAGCATCTGAAGGAGACGGTCGCGCTGCAGCCCAAGAGACTCCAGCACCTGCCAGGCCATCCGGG ctggtACCGCAAGCTGTGCCCGCGCCTGGAGGAGGCGGGGTGGGTGCCAGGACCCAGCCTCATCAGCCTGCAGATGAGGGTGACCCCAAAGCTGATGCGCCTGGCCTGGGATGGCTTCCCCCTTCATTACTCAGAGAAGCATGGCTGGGGCTACCTGGTGCCAGGGCGGCAGGACAATTTGCTGGCAGCCTCCTCGGAGACAGAGggctccccctgcccacacAG GGTGATCGAGTACCTGtacaggcagcactgcctggagAAAGGCAAGGAGCAGCCCCCGGCGCCGGAGGCTGCTGTGGAGGACGAGCTGCTGGTGATGGACAGCAGCACAATGTGGCAGAAG GTGGAGGAGCTGGGCCAGCTGGAGGGGGACGTGGAGGACAAAATAGGCAGAGCAGAGCCGAGCCTGGCACAG GGTGTTCCTGGCATCACCTCGCATGGCTGGTCACAAGAAGGGATGGAGGAGCTGCCTAAGCTGCCAGAAGTGAGGAGCCAGCCCTCATACCACCACGGCAATGGTCCCTACAATGATGTCAACATCCCTGGGTGCTGGTTCTTCAAGCTGCCCCACAAG GACGGGAACGATAACAATGTGGGAAGCCCTTTTGCCAAGGATTTCCTGCCTCAGATGGAGGATGGCACCCTGCGGGCTGCCGTGGGCCGCACCCACGGGACCAGAGCCCTTGAGATTAACAAAATGATCTCATTTTGGAGGAATGCTCACAAGCGGATCAG TTCCCAGATGGTGGTGTGGCTGAAGAAGGGGGAGCTGCCTCGTGTGGTGACCAG GCACCCTGACTACAATGAGGAGGATGATTACGGAGCCATCCTGCCGCAGGTGGTGACCGCAGGCACCATCACCCGGCGGGCGGTGGAGCCCACATGGCTGACGGCCAGCAACGCCCGG GCCGACCGGGTGGGCAGTGAGCTGAAAGCCATGGTCCAGGTTCCACCCGGCTACTCCCTGGTGGGCGCGGATGTGGATTCCCAGGAGCTCTGGATAGCTGCTGTCCTTGGCGAGGCGCACTTTGCTGGCATGCACG GCTGTACGGCCTTCGGCTGGATGACTCTGCAGGGGAAGAAGAGCAACGCGACAGACCTGCACAGCAAGACGGCCACCACGGTGGGCATCAGCCGGGAGCACGCCAAAATCTTCAACTACGGGCGCATCTACGGGGCTGGGCAGCCCTTCGCTGAGCGGCTGCTGATGCAGTTCAACCATCGGCTGACACAGGAGCAGGCTCGTGAGAAGGCTCAGCGGATGTATGCGGTCACCAAGGGTGTCCGGAG GTTTCATCTCTCTGAGGAGGGAGAGTGGCTggtgagggagctgggcctgaCTGTGGACAGGGCGGAGGATGGATCAGTGTCAGCCCAGGATGTCCAGCAGCTCCAGAGAGAAGCCATGAAATG CTCCCGGAGGAAGAAGAAGTGGAACGTGGTGGAGCACCGTGTGTGGTCTGGAGGCACTGAGTCTGAGATGTTCAACAAGCTGGAGAGCATCGCCTtatccccctccccccagacACCGGTGCTGGGCTGCCACATCAGCAGGGCCCTGGAGCCCGCCGTGGCCAAGGGGGAG TTTCTGACCAGCAGAGTGAACTGGGTGGTGCAGAGCTCGGCCGTTGACTATCTGCACCTCATGCTCGTTGCCATGAA
- the POLG gene encoding DNA polymerase subunit gamma-1 isoform X2 yields the protein MGRQRGRKLPRAPLFGAAPRPRPGLRAPAAAPCWQRIPGRAAMRRLLWRRPVATKPQRCTSSSSASRPQPESPSQEPAKGQRRVNPLNIQMLSRTLHEQIFRGAQVHHSEAEIQRSVEHLQRHDLWGKETSMLPDVDLQLPHMYGDNIDEHFRLLAQKQSLPYLEAAHELLQCTLPPMPAQWAWQLGWTRYSPDGRAEAVDFPKERAMVLDVEVCVADGHCPTLAVAVSPHAWYSWCSKRLLEQRYSWSSHLTLADLIPLESPAGAGCAGKQDWLERVVVGHNVAFDRAFIKEQYLIQGSRLRFLDTMSMHMAISGLTGFQRSLWMAAKHGKRKGLQEVKQHMKKTCSKMEGPAITSWDWVHVSSINNLADVHALYVGGEPLEKEARQLFVKGTMADVRSHFQDLMSYCAHDVQATHEVFQEQLPLFMERCPHPVTFAGMLEMGVSYLPVNGNWKRYLDDAQGIYEELQKEMKKSLMNLANDACQLLHEDRYKDDPWLWDLEWDTQEFKQKKNPKKTKKKDQDGNSKAPLAATGTDGSTQEWQEDPGPPSEDEELKAPASQVCLEHLKETVALQPKRLQHLPGHPGWYRKLCPRLEEAGWVPGPSLISLQMRVTPKLMRLAWDGFPLHYSEKHGWGYLVPGRQDNLLAASSETEGSPCPHRVIEYLYRQHCLEKGKEQPPAPEAAVEDELLVMDSSTMWQKVEELGQLEGDVEDKIGRAEPSLAQGVPGITSHGWSQEGMEELPKLPEVRSQPSYHHGNGPYNDVNIPGCWFFKLPHKDGNDNNVGSPFAKDFLPQMEDGTLRAAVGRTHGTRALEINKMISFWRNAHKRISSQMVVWLKKGELPRVVTRHPDYNEEDDYGAILPQVVTAGTITRRAVEPTWLTASNARADRVGSELKAMVQVPPGYSLVGADVDSQELWIAAVLGEAHFAGMHGCTAFGWMTLQGKKSNATDLHSKTATTVGISREHAKIFNYGRIYGAGQPFAERLLMQFNHRLTQEQAREKAQRMYAVTKGVRRFHLSEEGEWLVRELGLTVDRAEDGSVSAQDVQQLQREAMKCSRRKKKWNVVEHRVWSGGTESEMFNKLESIALSPSPQTPVLGCHISRALEPAVAKGEELSCPGTRPWTPVLSQRPSVFPFPSF from the exons ATGGGACGTCAGCGCGGCCGGAAGCTCCCCCGGGCGCCCCTGTTCGGAGCCGCCCCCCGGCCCAGGCCCGGGCTGCGCGCGCCGgcagcag CTCCGTGCTGGCAGCGCATCCCGGGGCGGGCAGCGATGAGGCGCTTGCTCTGGAGGAGGCCAGTGGCCACCAAGCCCCAGCGATGCACCTCCAGCTCCTCCGCCAGCCGCCCGCAGCCGGAGAGCCCGAGCCAGGAGCCCGCCAAGGGCCAGCGGCGCGTGAACCCCCTCAACATCCAGATGCTGTCCAGGACCCTCCACGAGCAGATCTTCCGGGGGGCCCAGGTCCACCACTCGGAGGCGGAGATCCAGAGGAGCGTGGAGCACCTGCAGCGCCATGACCTGTGGGGCAAGGAGACCTCCATGCTGCCCGACGTGGACCTGCAGCTGCCCCACATGTACGGGGATAACATCGATGAGCACTTTCGCCTTCTGGCGCAGAAGCAGAGCTTGCCCTACCTGGAGGCGGCTCatgagctgctgcagtgcacGCTGCCCCCCATGCCCGCCCAGTGGgcctggcagctgggctggacCCGCTACAGCCCCGACGGCCGGGCAGAAGCTGTTGACTTCCCCAAGGAGCGAGCGATGGTGCTGGATGTGGAGGTGTGCGTGGCTGATGGCCACTGCCCGACGCTGGCCGTGGCGGTCTCACCGCATGCCTG GTACTCATGGTGCAGCAAGCGGCTGCTGGAGCAGCGGTATTCCTGGTCCAGCCACCTCACCCTGGCCGACCTCATTCCTCTGGAGAGCCCGgcaggtgctggctgtgctggcaaGCAGGACTGGCTGGAGAGAGTGGTGGTGGGACACAACGTGGCCTTCGATCGGGCATTCATCAAGGAGCAGTACCTCATCCAG ggctcccGGTTACGTTTCCTGGACACCATGAGCATGCACATGGCCATCTCGGGGCTGACGGGCTTCCAGCGCAGCCTCTGGATGGCTGCCAAGCATGGCAAGaggaaggggctgcaggaggtCAAGCaacacatgaagaaaacatgcagCAAGATGGAGGGGCCAGCT ATTACTTCCTGGGACTGGGTGCACGTCAGCAGCATCAACAACCTGGCAGACGTGCACGCGCTGTATGTCGGGGGGGAGCCGCTGGAGAAGGAGGCGCGGCAGCTCTTTGTGAAGGGGACCATGGCCGACGTCAGGAGTCACTTCCAG gaCCTGATGTCGTACTGTGCCCACGATGTCCAGGCCACCCACGAGGTGTTTCAGGAGCAGCTGCCACTCTTCATGGAGAG GTGTCCCCACCCTGTGACGTTTGCAGGGATGCTGGAGATGGGGGTGTCCTACCTGCCAGTTAATGGGAACTGGAAGAGGTACCTGGATGATGCTCAGGGAATCTatgaggagctgcagaaggaaatgaagaagtCCCTGATGAACCTGGCCAATGATGCCTGCCAGCTGCTACATGAGGACAG GTACAAGGATGACCCTTGGCTCTGGGATCTTGAGTGGGACACGCAGGAGTTTAAGCAGAAGAAGAATCCGAAGAAGACGAAGAAGAAGGATCAGGATGGGAACAGCAAAGCCCCCCTGGCAGCGACAGGCACAGATGGGTCCACGCAGGAGTGGCAGGAAG ATCCTGGTCCCCCCAGCGAGGATGAGGAGCTGAAAGCCCCAGCAAGCCAGGTCTGCTTGGAGCATCTGAAGGAGACGGTCGCGCTGCAGCCCAAGAGACTCCAGCACCTGCCAGGCCATCCGGG ctggtACCGCAAGCTGTGCCCGCGCCTGGAGGAGGCGGGGTGGGTGCCAGGACCCAGCCTCATCAGCCTGCAGATGAGGGTGACCCCAAAGCTGATGCGCCTGGCCTGGGATGGCTTCCCCCTTCATTACTCAGAGAAGCATGGCTGGGGCTACCTGGTGCCAGGGCGGCAGGACAATTTGCTGGCAGCCTCCTCGGAGACAGAGggctccccctgcccacacAG GGTGATCGAGTACCTGtacaggcagcactgcctggagAAAGGCAAGGAGCAGCCCCCGGCGCCGGAGGCTGCTGTGGAGGACGAGCTGCTGGTGATGGACAGCAGCACAATGTGGCAGAAG GTGGAGGAGCTGGGCCAGCTGGAGGGGGACGTGGAGGACAAAATAGGCAGAGCAGAGCCGAGCCTGGCACAG GGTGTTCCTGGCATCACCTCGCATGGCTGGTCACAAGAAGGGATGGAGGAGCTGCCTAAGCTGCCAGAAGTGAGGAGCCAGCCCTCATACCACCACGGCAATGGTCCCTACAATGATGTCAACATCCCTGGGTGCTGGTTCTTCAAGCTGCCCCACAAG GACGGGAACGATAACAATGTGGGAAGCCCTTTTGCCAAGGATTTCCTGCCTCAGATGGAGGATGGCACCCTGCGGGCTGCCGTGGGCCGCACCCACGGGACCAGAGCCCTTGAGATTAACAAAATGATCTCATTTTGGAGGAATGCTCACAAGCGGATCAG TTCCCAGATGGTGGTGTGGCTGAAGAAGGGGGAGCTGCCTCGTGTGGTGACCAG GCACCCTGACTACAATGAGGAGGATGATTACGGAGCCATCCTGCCGCAGGTGGTGACCGCAGGCACCATCACCCGGCGGGCGGTGGAGCCCACATGGCTGACGGCCAGCAACGCCCGG GCCGACCGGGTGGGCAGTGAGCTGAAAGCCATGGTCCAGGTTCCACCCGGCTACTCCCTGGTGGGCGCGGATGTGGATTCCCAGGAGCTCTGGATAGCTGCTGTCCTTGGCGAGGCGCACTTTGCTGGCATGCACG GCTGTACGGCCTTCGGCTGGATGACTCTGCAGGGGAAGAAGAGCAACGCGACAGACCTGCACAGCAAGACGGCCACCACGGTGGGCATCAGCCGGGAGCACGCCAAAATCTTCAACTACGGGCGCATCTACGGGGCTGGGCAGCCCTTCGCTGAGCGGCTGCTGATGCAGTTCAACCATCGGCTGACACAGGAGCAGGCTCGTGAGAAGGCTCAGCGGATGTATGCGGTCACCAAGGGTGTCCGGAG GTTTCATCTCTCTGAGGAGGGAGAGTGGCTggtgagggagctgggcctgaCTGTGGACAGGGCGGAGGATGGATCAGTGTCAGCCCAGGATGTCCAGCAGCTCCAGAGAGAAGCCATGAAATG CTCCCGGAGGAAGAAGAAGTGGAACGTGGTGGAGCACCGTGTGTGGTCTGGAGGCACTGAGTCTGAGATGTTCAACAAGCTGGAGAGCATCGCCTtatccccctccccccagacACCGGTGCTGGGCTGCCACATCAGCAGGGCCCTGGAGCCCGCCGTGGCCAAGGGGGAG GAGCTCTCCTGTCCTGGGACCAGGCCCTGGACCCCAGTGCTCTCTCAGCGTCCGTCCGTGTTTCCTTTCCCCAGTTTCTGA